The nucleotide window TCTTGGGGGTGCTCCTGGAGGCGGTGCGCCTGGAAGGCGGGGCGCTCGCGGGCCCGGTGGGGCGCGGGCTCTCGGGGCTGCGGTGGCTGCTCTCGACGGGCGAAGGCTTGCCGCAGGCGCTCGCGCAGCGGTGGTCGGCGGTGGTGGACGCGTGGGAGGCCGCAGGGCTCTCGCGGGTGGGGCTGCTGAACGCGTACGGGCCGACGGAGTGCTCGGACGACGTGACGCACGAGGTGGTGGGGGACGCGGAGAGGCAGGCAGCGGCGCCAGACGCGTCGTCGGTGCTGAGTCAGGTAGCGCGGGACGCGGCGGCGGTGAGCGCGGCGGCGGGGACGGCGGCGATCGGGTCGGCGCTGCCGAACACGCAGCTCTACGTGCTCGGCGTGGGCGCACTCGGGACCGGCGCGCTCGGCGCGGGCGAGACGGGCGTGGCGACGAACTCGGGCGTGAGCGGTGTGCGCGCCGTGGCGGCGCAGGCGGTGGTGGGCGGCGAGGTGCCGGTGGGTGCCGTGGGCGAGCTCTACGTGGGCGGCGTCGGTGTGGGGCGTGGGTACGTGGGTGCAGCGCGGGCGACGGCAGCGGCGTTCGTGCCGGACGGGCTGAGCGGGGCGGCGGGCGCGCGGCTCTACCGGACGGGAGACGTGGTGCGGCGGCTGGGCGATGGTCGTCTGGTGTACGAGGGGCGTGAGGACGGACAGGTGAAGGTGCGGGGGCACCGGGTGGAAGTGGGCGAGGTGGAGGCGGCGCTGTTGGGGGCCCCGGGGGTGTCGTCGTCGGCGGTGGTGTGGAGCGAGGGCGGGCTCACGGGCTTCGTGGCGGGAGCGGACGAGATCGACATGGTGGCGGTGGAGCGTGCGGTGCGCGAGCAGGTGCCGGGGTACATGGTGCCGGGGCGGCTGGTGGCGGTGGGCGCGCTGCCGACGACGGCGAACGGGAAGGTGGACCGGCGGGGGCTGGCGGCGCAGGCCGGGGGTTCAGCGCCGGAGGCGTCGTCGGGGACGTATGTGGCGGCGCGGACGGCGGTGGAGCGTGTGGTGGAGGGGGTGTGGCGGGAGGTGCTGGGCCGTTCGGCGCGGGTGAGCCGGGAGGCGGACTTCTTTGGGCTGGGAGGGCACTCCCTGCTCGCCATGCAGGTGGTCTCCAGGCTTCGTCAGATACTCGGTGTCGACCTCCCAGTACGAACCCTTTTCGAGCATCCGACCATCGAGGGCTCCGCAGCCGTTCTTGAGCGGCTGCGTCGAAGCGGCGCTGCAACAGACCGGCCAGCGCTGAAGCCGCGCGCGTTGAGCGTCGAGGAGCCAACCCCGCTCTCGTTCGCGCAGGAACGGCTCTGGATTCTGCACCAGATGGCGCCGGACAGCATCGCCTACAACCTTCCCGTAGCGCTACGTCTGGATGGTCCGCTCTCGGTCGAGCGCCTACGCAAGAGCTTTGCGCAGGTGTTTGCCCGGCACGAAACACTGCGGTCCCGCTTTGTCGAGGGGCCATCCGGTGCCCACGTCGTCGTCGTGGAAGACGAACCCGTCTTGCCCGTCGTCGATCTGACGGGCCTCGACGCGTCGCGACGCGAGTCGGTCGCGCTGGACTTGGCGCTCGGAGAGGCACGGCTTCCGTTCGACCTCGAAGCCGACCCTGCGTTCAGGATCGGCCTGATGCGCCTTTCCGACGAGACGCACGTCTTGCTCGTCACCATGCACCACATCATTTCCGATGCGTGGTCATTGGACGTCCTCGTCCAGGAAGTGGTCGCCGGATATGCGGCTGAAGAGCACGCTCTGCCGCTGCTACCCATTCAGTACGGCGACTACGCAGCGTGGCAGCGAGGGTGGTTGCACGGAAGCACGCTAGACGACCAGATCGAATACTGGCGGGAGCGGCTGAAGGACATCACTACACTCGCCCTTCCGGTAGATCATCCACGCGCGCTGCTCCAACGCGACGAAGGGGCCACCCAAGAGATCATTCTGCCCGTAGCCCTCGCGGAGAAGCTCTCCGAGATCGCGCAGGCAGCGGGCGTCACGCCGTATATGTTGTACCTCGCGGCCTTCAAGGTGCTGCTGGCGCGCTACACAGGGCAAGAAGACATCACCGTCGGTAGCCCCCTTTCGGGACGCGAGGAGCCTGCGCTGGAACAGCTTGTCGGCTTCTTCGCGGATACGCTGGTGCTCCGTACCGACCTGCATGGAGCGCACACCTTCAACGAGGTCCTGAACCGCGTTCGCGAGCGGGTCCTCGAGGCCCACGATCATCGGCATGTCCCGTTCGAGCGCCTCGTGACGGAACTCAAGCCGGCTCGCGACCTGGGGCGGCACCCGCTCTTCCAGGTGATGTTCAGCTTCGAACATGCGGCCGTTCGGACGGCCGCGAACGAGCAGGTGGTCGAAGAGGCACTGAGGGTCGCACCCTTCGAGGTGCCGCAGACCACCGCGATGTTCGATCTGTCGCTCGCGCTGACGGAGGGCTCACGAGGCCTCTCGGTGGTGCTGGAGTACCTGACGGATCTGTTCGAACCGGCTACGATCGAGAGCCTCCTGCGCACGTACGAGCTTGTTTTGGAGCAGGTGGCCGCGAACCCGGATGCACCGCTCGCCGAGCACACCCTGGCAGCGCCAGCAGACGCGGCGCGGGTTCTCGGACCCTGGAGCGGAGAGGTCAAGGCGCTAGAGCACGAGTCTCTCCCGTCGCTGCCCGACCAAATCGCTGTCTGGGTCGACACCCACCCGGATGCGGTCGCCGTGGTTGAGGACGGGCACTACCTCACGTATGACGCGCTGGATCGCGCGTCCAGTGGGCTGGCCCGTCAGATTCGCACGATGGACCTGGGGCAGGGGCCTCGCATCGGCCTGTTTGGAGGCCGGTCGGCCGCGCTCACCGCCGCCTACTTGGGGGTGATGAAGAGCGGTGGCGTCTGCGTCCCGCTCGACCCGGCCTACCCGGAGGCGCGTCTCGCCTTCATGATGGAAGACGCCGGCATCGCTGCCGTGCTCACCGATGCCGCAACTCGGGACCTCGCCAGCCATCCAGGCATAGCCTGCCCCGTCCTCGCTGTTCATCTCACGGCCGCGAGCCTGGAGGAGCAGAGTGGCGTTGAGCGGCAAGAGGAAGGCCCCGTGCATCCAGAGCAAGGCGCCTACGTCATCTACACGTCGGGGTCCACGGGCACGCCCAAAGGCGTCGAGGTGTCGCACCGAGCGGCTGCGCACTATGCTCGGTCTATCCGGTCGGCGTACGGCCTGACGAGCGCAGATCGCGTGCTCCAGTTTGCCTCACCGAGCTTCGACGCGAGCGTGGAGGAGGTCTTTGGAGCGCTCACCAATGGGGCCACGCTCATCGTGCGCTCAGAGCGCTCGACGAGGACCGCGGCGAGCTTCCACGAGGAGAGCGCACGGCACGCGGTGAGCGTCTGGAGCCTGCCAACGGCCTACTGGCACATCTTGGCTGAGGAGGCACAGCGGACGGGCGCGTCTTTCCCAGCCTCACTCCGGCTCGTCATCATCGGAGGCGAGCGCGCGGACGCCGCGTTCTGGCAGCCACCGCGTTTGCACGGAGGCGGCACTGTACAGCTTCTCAACTCGTACGGGCCCACCGAGGCCACCGTGGTGGCTACGACCTACGTGGAGACAGCCACGAGAGCCGAGGGCGTGCCCATCGGCGGTCCTCTCGCTCATGTCCGAACCTTCGTGCTGGACGCCCAGGACCGCCCGACGGCTCCAGGCATGCCCGGCGAGCTCTACCTCGGAGGCAACGGCTTGGCGATGGGCTACATCGGCCAGCCTCGACGCACGGCGTCGCGCTTCGTCCCAGACCCGTTCAGCGGCGAGCCCGGAGCGCGGATGTACCGGACCGGCGACCGGGCACGGTGGACCCAAGACGGCAACCTGGTCTATTTGGGCCGGACCGATCGCCAGGTCAAGCTGCGGGGTCACCGCGTGGAGCCTGGAGAGATCGAGACGGTGTTGCGCGGGGCTCCAGGTGTGACGGCCTGCGCCGTGACCGTCTCCAGCGGATCCCTCGACGGCCTGCGTCTGCTCGCGTATGTGGTGCTCGATAAGGACGCATCGCACGACGTGGAAGGCGTCCGCCAATGGCTGCGGCAGCGACTGCCGGCCTATCTGATCCCCGATGTGATCGTGCCCATCGAGGCGCTGCCGCAGACACCGTCCGGCAAGCTCGATGTAGCCAAGCTGCCCGTGCCAGGCACCGAACGCGCGGTTGCCTACGAGGCACCAGCGAGCGGCCTGGAACACCGCATTGCCGCGATCTGGGAGGAGCTGCTGGAGCGCGATCAGGTGGGTCGCTACGACAACTTCTTCGATATCGGCGGGCACTCGCTCCTGGCAGTACGGATGCACCGTCGCCTCCAGGACGAACTCGGTGTCGCGCTCGAAATCGTCGACCTCTTCCAGTATCCCACGGTCCACGCCTTGGCGTCCTCGCTCGCACGGCCCGTGCCCGAGGAGTCGCCTCTGGAGGCCGTGGGTGAGCGAGCACGGCGGCAACGCGCTGCCCTTCGCGCCCGTGTACCCCGACCCAAACCATGATGGCGTCTCACGACAACGCATATGGAGCAGCCCCACCGGACATCGCCGCCGACCCCGCGGCCGTGGCCGTGGTCGGCTTTGCCGGGCGGTTCCCAGAAGCCGCCAGCGTAGAAGCGTTCTGGGACAACCTGTGTGCCGGGGTCGAGTCGATTCGCACGCTCAGCGAGGACGAACTGCGCGAGGCCGGCGTGCCCGAGCATGTGCTGCGTGACCCGACCTACGTGCGTCGCAGCGCACACCTCGAGAACGTCGACCAGTTCGATGCCGAGTTCTTCGGGGTCATGCCGCGTGAGGCCGAGGCGATGGACCCGCAGCAGCGCCTGTTCCTGGAGTGTGCCTGGGAGGCGCTGGAGCACAGCGGATACGGACGACGTGCGCCCGCGATGCCCGTCGGCGTGTTCGCTGGGATGGGAGCGAATCAGTACCTCCTGCGCAACTTGTTGAACAACCCGGCTCGGCTCGCCGACCTGAGTGAGTTTCAGCTTGCCCTGCTCAACGACAAAGACTTTCTAGCTACGCAGGTCTCGTACAAGCTCGGGCTGCGCGGACCCAGCCTGAGCGTCCAGACGGCGTGCTCGACCTCGCTCGTGGCGACGCATCTGGCCTACACGAGCCTCGTCGGCTACGGCTGCGACGTGGCGCTCGCGGGCGGCGCCACCATGGGGGCGGCGCGGGGGCTGGGCTACTACTACGTCGAGGGCGGCATCCACTCGCCTGACGGGCACTGCCGCGCCTTTGACGAACAGGCAGGGGGGACGATCTCCGGCGAGGGGGTGGCCGTGGTGGTGCTCAAGCGCCTCTCGGATGCCCTGGCCGATGGCGACACCGTCTATGCCGTCCTCCGGAGCATCGCCGTGAACAACGACGGGGACGCGAAGGTCGGCTACGCGGCTCCGAGCGTCGACGGCCAGGCGGAGGTGATCGCGCTCGCGCATGCCCTCGCCGATGTGGACGCGCGCACGGTGGGCTACGTGGAGACGCACGGCACGGGGACACCGCTCGGGGATCCCATCGAGGTCGCCGCGCTGAAGCGCGCCTTCGGGCTCGGGACGCCAGGCGTCGGGTACTGCACGCTCGGGTCGGTGAAGACAAACGTGGGGCACCTGGACGCTGCGGCGGGGGTGACGGGGCTCATCAAGGCCTCGCTTGCGCTCCATCACGGCGTGATGCCGCCCAGCCTCCATTTCAGCACGCCCAACCCGAAGCTCGGCCTCGAATCGAGCCCCTTCGTGGTGGGGACGACGCTACAACCGTGGCCGACCACGGCTACGCCGCGCAGGGCGGGCGTCAGCTCGTTCGGGATCGGAGGCACCAACGCGCACGCGCTGTTGGAAGAGGCGCCGCCCATTCCGAAGTCTGACCCGGGACGGCCACGGCACGTGCTCCGGCTCTCTGCGATGACCGAGACGGCCCTCGAAGCGGCCACGGACCGGCTCGCCTCGGCCCTGGAGAACTCGGACGTGCCGCTGGCGGACGTCGCCCACACGCTTGCGGTCGGCCGCGAGCGGTTCCCCGTGCGGCGCTCGCTGGTCTGCGGACACCGAGAGGAGGCCGTCTCGCTGCTGCGAAACCGTACGCCTGGCCGCGTACGGACGCGCGTCGAGCAGCGTCGGCATCGCGATGTGGTCTTTGCGTTTCCGGGGGCCGGTGCGGAGCACACGAACATGGCGCGGGCGCTCTATGCAGCAGAGCCGCGCTTCCGGGCGGAGCTAGATCGGTGCATCGCCGCGCACTCGGACCCGGAGGTCCTCCGCGCAACGCTGTTCCCGGCCGAGACGCCAGACCAGCGTGAACCCATCGGTGATTCCAGTCTGGCACATCCAGCGTTGGTGGCCGTCGAAGTCGCGTTAGCGCGA belongs to Bacteroidota bacterium and includes:
- a CDS encoding amino acid adenylation domain-containing protein, with amino-acid sequence GVTVLSIEDLLGVSTPAAESTPDGAAVPEAVSEAVADGAAVAATWLADEAATDPTARARRLAYVLFTSGSTGRPKGAMVEQRGLVNHLLAKVDALALGPAAVVAQTARLSFDISIWQGFAALVAGGRTEVVATAVVQEGLAARVERSGTTVLEVVPSLLGVLLEAVRLEGGALAGPVGRGLSGLRWLLSTGEGLPQALAQRWSAVVDAWEAAGLSRVGLLNAYGPTECSDDVTHEVVGDAERQAAAPDASSVLSQVARDAAAVSAAAGTAAIGSALPNTQLYVLGVGALGTGALGAGETGVATNSGVSGVRAVAAQAVVGGEVPVGAVGELYVGGVGVGRGYVGAARATAAAFVPDGLSGAAGARLYRTGDVVRRLGDGRLVYEGREDGQVKVRGHRVEVGEVEAALLGAPGVSSSAVVWSEGGLTGFVAGADEIDMVAVERAVREQVPGYMVPGRLVAVGALPTTANGKVDRRGLAAQAGGSAPEASSGTYVAARTAVERVVEGVWREVLGRSARVSREADFFGLGGHSLLAMQVVSRLRQILGVDLPVRTLFEHPTIEGSAAVLERLRRSGAATDRPALKPRALSVEEPTPLSFAQERLWILHQMAPDSIAYNLPVALRLDGPLSVERLRKSFAQVFARHETLRSRFVEGPSGAHVVVVEDEPVLPVVDLTGLDASRRESVALDLALGEARLPFDLEADPAFRIGLMRLSDETHVLLVTMHHIISDAWSLDVLVQEVVAGYAAEEHALPLLPIQYGDYAAWQRGWLHGSTLDDQIEYWRERLKDITTLALPVDHPRALLQRDEGATQEIILPVALAEKLSEIAQAAGVTPYMLYLAAFKVLLARYTGQEDITVGSPLSGREEPALEQLVGFFADTLVLRTDLHGAHTFNEVLNRVRERVLEAHDHRHVPFERLVTELKPARDLGRHPLFQVMFSFEHAAVRTAANEQVVEEALRVAPFEVPQTTAMFDLSLALTEGSRGLSVVLEYLTDLFEPATIESLLRTYELVLEQVAANPDAPLAEHTLAAPADAARVLGPWSGEVKALEHESLPSLPDQIAVWVDTHPDAVAVVEDGHYLTYDALDRASSGLARQIRTMDLGQGPRIGLFGGRSAALTAAYLGVMKSGGVCVPLDPAYPEARLAFMMEDAGIAAVLTDAATRDLASHPGIACPVLAVHLTAASLEEQSGVERQEEGPVHPEQGAYVIYTSGSTGTPKGVEVSHRAAAHYARSIRSAYGLTSADRVLQFASPSFDASVEEVFGALTNGATLIVRSERSTRTAASFHEESARHAVSVWSLPTAYWHILAEEAQRTGASFPASLRLVIIGGERADAAFWQPPRLHGGGTVQLLNSYGPTEATVVATTYVETATRAEGVPIGGPLAHVRTFVLDAQDRPTAPGMPGELYLGGNGLAMGYIGQPRRTASRFVPDPFSGEPGARMYRTGDRARWTQDGNLVYLGRTDRQVKLRGHRVEPGEIETVLRGAPGVTACAVTVSSGSLDGLRLLAYVVLDKDASHDVEGVRQWLRQRLPAYLIPDVIVPIEALPQTPSGKLDVAKLPVPGTERAVAYEAPASGLEHRIAAIWEELLERDQVGRYDNFFDIGGHSLLAVRMHRRLQDELGVALEIVDLFQYPTVHALASSLARPVPEESPLEAVGERARRQRAALRARVPRPKP